The following is a genomic window from Ptiloglossa arizonensis isolate GNS036 chromosome 11, iyPtiAriz1_principal, whole genome shotgun sequence.
TGCAACAATTTACTTATTTATGTAATAGtctattttaatttcaactacTGAATTCATTAAATTTCGTTCTAAGACATCTTTTGTAATATATAAAACATTCACAAAAGCAGTTAAAAGATATGTTACAAATGTTATCTAGAACTTCAAATATCTTTGACATCACTCATTTTTCATGTAACACAATAATTCAGTAACTACTGTCAATGCTTCATGATTGTATGACCTAGGTTAGGTTATATACAGACTTTTTTCTGTTGTACCTCATTTATAATTTCATTGTATTCATTTTCCCTATCTCACTCTTTTCTATactatatttgttttttttttttagtaattagtattttgtaattttttaatctaCTTTTACCTATGAATGtaaatatacattatatggttgTCATAGAGGTATATACTTTGGTGGAAATCATTTTATATGTATTTGTTGACATATCATTTTTATCAAGAAATTTCTCATTATAAGTAGTCGAATTCTTCTTACTAGCCATATATCTGTGATAATAGCCACTGTGACAGGCTATCTTATTTGAAAAGAGAATGAAGTCAAAGGTATTTAGAATCCCATCAGGTGAATACGATCTTTAATGTTAAGTATCTTATAATTTATTGGCCATCCACGTGAACTGCCGAATTAcagatgaaatatttttcagttcTCTATCTACCTAGGAAATTTTATTATATCAAGTGCATAATAATACTTCACTATGGCCTTCTTGTCATTATTCTGATATGTATCGtatgtaacaatttttcttatttatcaaatgtttttttttcaaatttactaaatgttttaaatattctaaaaatatattatatcatTTGGAACACAGTTTTAACATTTTATTGTCATAAAAATActtaaataaagaaagaaagtacTAGTTTATAACAGATAATAGAATCTTTATATTACAGACACATATTATAGATGACGTAATGAAGAAAGCAACAAGGCCTGTATTAGcagattttacaaaaaaagatCATAAAGACTCTGACAGGAAATATTATGCTAATAGTACGTATCAGTTATAATTAatcttttttccattgtaagagCTACAGTATTAAAACACATTCTTTATAGATAATGAATATGCTAATCATCCTCGAGGTGGAAATCGCGGTTCTCATCGTGGTTCATCGAAGAACTTTTATGGCAATTACGAGAACCGATCTCACAGTACATATGATCAACACAGGAATAATGCAGCaatgccatcaaaaatttctttaTCTCCAACGTCTGAAGGAAGAACTGTTATTGCAACTGATAAGAGTATCAAGGTTACAGTAAATCAATGCAGCACATCGAAAGGTCCAATGATGAGTGTTAAAGGTATTTTGTGTGTCATTATTTCCATATAATCTTCATTATGAAGtactaaaattatatttatatatacttacATAAAATAACAATCATTATTGATAtaacattataatttttatgaatTGCTGTAAAAATATATGAGATACGTATTTTCCCAATTACCTTATTTTACTGTAGTTTGTAAATTTTAGTGAACTCGCCAAGCATAGTTGGAACAGGAAGAGTTGGACCACGACAGAGGTCTCGCATTACATATAGTAGTCATTCAGATATTGAGGCACCCATATCAGAAGCTGAAACTTTCTTTCGTCAAAAATCATTTGAGGATAAGTCGAAAGGCACTTATTTCAATAATCAGAAATCTCCTAATGTAAAAAGATCTCAATCACTTAAAAAGAAGGATGGTGAGTCAAAATATCTATACCACCAGCGACAAGAAGCAAGAAAAGAAGATAATGATACTAATTCTCAGAGACATTATGAAAGTGAACCTAGATCTTATGCACAgaaagatttgcaaaaattttattctGCTAAATCGCCGAAACCTATGAGGAGAAACGTGAAAGCAACGAAGCAGGATTCGTCAAATAAGAATGTCTCGGGGAAACGTGAAACTCAAGAATGCTTAAATCATGATTTAACGAAACTAGAAAATGACGTTGTAACAGAGAACAGTGAAACATTACAAATATCTCAATCTGCTCCATTATATGGTCAGACTGATACATTTAATACAAAGAACGAGGaacaaaatgttaaaaatgagattacaaataaaataacatCAGAAAAGGAAACAGAAATTCCCTTGACTTCTTTATCAGTCATAGAAAATACTGACGAGATTACCAAAGATGATACGAATATAAATAATTCCGAAAACGAAAGTGACTGTTCacatttaattgtaaataatgtGAAAAAAGATTTGCAGGAAAGTATTAATGTATCTTCTGACGCAGTGGTTCTAAATAATATTGAGTTTAAAGAAGAACTTATGCCAAATGAAAGCAATAATGTCTCTGACAATATTGTTAAAATAGACGAAGCTCTTTCGAGTAAAGGTAATCAGCAATCATTGTCACAAGTTAATGAGCAGTTTGCAAATGATAATTGTGATATCATAGATGAAGTTACTGAACAACGAAATGCACCAGTGACACTGTTGTAACTGTAGTATCATACACCATAGTATCGGTATACCGCTGCATCTTCGTTGGAGATTGAAGCACATTTTGCCACAGATGATAAGAATCAATCAGTGTGTGACAACGAGTCAGTAAAAGAGGAAACGTTAATTATAGATACAAGAACAGGTGGAAGTACTGAATGCTCCGATATGCTACAAATGAATGCCGCAAATTGTAGTGAGATAaatgtggaaaatatttttagtagTGTGAGCGTGGGTGGAAATTCAAcagaaaagaataaagaaaaccaTGAAGAGACAATGGatatataaaaagaattataaaatattacaataagaGCAGTATCAGTAATCAATAACACAATTGAATGGATATTACATAGATACTTTTTGATATCAGAAACATTTTCGATGCTTACTTCAGTTGAAAATGTTCTCTCGATATGTAATCGGAAATAAATTTTATGATAACGATGAAcatcgttaaattttcttttaatttctagAAATTAAACTGTTACTCTTGAGTCCTTTTTATTGGTCAAAAGTAATTTTCAAGAgtagaagaaaaatatcgattaatttattaattcatgGATGTTCACGAgaattggaaatattaaaagatattttagatgtttttaaaacgtcgcttttgaaatttattattaactaAGTAATACTAACTGCGCACAATCATATTGATGTTACTTGTTTAATCCTTTACGGCTTTGATTCAGTCATTTCTTGTGTTAAAgttattctaaataagttttttttttcttaaatatattgGAAACAATGTATTAATTCAATTGAAGAATAATGCTGTTTTGGTTGTAAAAGATTTGTttctgttttgttttgtttttatgAGTTGAAAGACTGCAAAGGATTAACACACTAAAGTTAATTACTATAGTGCTTTCACATATGTAGAAAATAACAAGGTTACGCCTCGAATTTCTGatactttatataaaattttacggTAATAGAGTAATGATATATGTTCAGATTGCACtcgagtaatatttttataattggcTATAATGATTAGCTATAAATTAGAGattgatatatgtatattttttaaatatcttaaaaagaaaagaaaaaacacgtcGATATCTCGAGGActattaatttaaaaacatcGGTTACATATAACATTCTAAACAGTACACTATGTTTATTTGATCTTCGAGAAACAGTGAAACAATATTATGTTATTCTATAGTTTATACATATGTaaacatatttatttacatctttttactaaaatattatttattgtatgtttctcttttttttattatataatatttttgttaattttctgctttacgttttaattattatttacgacATGAGATAACAATCGGCTGATATGCTAAGATTACAGCGCCGCATGTTAAGttggaaataaaaagaattaataatgattaagaaataatttatgATCAATAGATCTATTTATTTATGACCTTGTCGTTGatcaaaaaacaaagaaaggtgTGAAAGTTAATacatatgtttatttatcattaacGTGACAGAAATCAATAGAAACTTACAAATTAGTGAGGTAATTGGTAATCTTGGAGGTTTCTTCAATGAATTGTAAATGTGTTCGTGTTTgagtattgaaataatatttccatatgagaaattgtacatttgcaaaattatatttttctttctaattgTTGTTTTGGggtgatttaaatttaaaaatttttttctggtaatattgaattatttttattcgtcaaGTATCATTGTAATTTGCTTTTTTACgagtttgtaatatttttcctcttcttttatTCATATATCATTACCATTTTAAAATCATTCCCCAATCACTTCTTCACTGTAACGCTCCATAAGATCGTCAGATTTTGTTACTAAAATTGGTGGTGAATAATCCAATGCCTCCATCGAGTTTGTTATTCTCAGCCACAGTGTTCTGTTTTTAAGATTATTCTAatacatgaaaaaataaataataaaaatggttAATAACAGACGCATTGTCTATTCTTTTGTTGTGTACAACGTCATTTAACAtataaaagaaacttttaataaattaaataatgtttCAAAATACAACttactttcatcatttctccgtaacACTGACAAAACTCGTCGTATCTTCTGAGAGCCATGTTTAACAAACACAAATACCCCCATATATCTGTATTGCAGTTATCAATTCGATTTGCTTCTGACAAAGCCTCTTCTGCCTCTTGAAATTCGCCCAGCTGaaataaagtataatttaaaaattttttttgattCGATCGATGCTTTTGTTTATCCACAGAATTTTCTCTCACTTCGTAGCAACTCATACCAGCGCCTAGCCAAGTTTGTGAAGTTGGTGAGGTCTTGCATGcgcttaaaaaaattttttttgcacGGTTGTAGTCACCAGTTTTATAACAATGATATCCTAATCTAAGAGTCAAAGATACAATTACATTCAATATACAATACGATCACTTCATTTTTGATGGTATAGG
Proteins encoded in this region:
- the LOC143152808 gene encoding LOW QUALITY PROTEIN: uncharacterized protein LOC143152808 (The sequence of the model RefSeq protein was modified relative to this genomic sequence to represent the inferred CDS: substituted 3 bases at 3 genomic stop codons), producing the protein MLCFCVQKRFKLIYINSLHIVHMASSTLEEKINKIRQQNEEIKRRYEEVEEDKKNAAKLNALVQMVPSSDWPERKEPPEFSNPPKAKQKPTKEKHEYIPQSHPVEGKKIHSFAQGEGPPPDPKYNFLADSEREEPNAEYVKEISGNRSHNKVIRGNFRKKINGRESMLRDNKVYKGNYRDESQPGYDAWRAERNRIDEDRISRQRTAEGNWRREWDNDKTHIIDDVMKKATRPVLADFTKKDHKDSDRKYYANNNEYANHPRGGNRGSHRGSSKNFYGNYENRSHSTYDQHRNNAAMPSKISLSPTSEGRTVIATDKSIKVTVNQCSTSKGPMMSVKVNSPSIVGTGRVGPRQRSRITYSSHSDIEAPISEAETFFRQKSFEDKSKGTYFNNQKSPNVKRSQSLKKKDGESKYLYHQRQEARKEDNDTNSQRHYESEPRSYAQKDLQKFYSAKSPKPMRRNVKATKQDSSNKNVSGKRETQECLNHDLTKLENDVVTENSETLQISQSAPLYGQTDTFNTKNEEQNVKNEITNKITSEKETEIPLTSLSVIENTDEITKDDTNINNSENESDCSHLIVNNVKKDLQESINVSSDAVVLNNIEFKEELMPNESNNVSDNIVKIDEALSSKGNQQSLSQVNEQFANDNCDIIDEVTEQRNAPVTLLXLXYHTPXYRYTAASSLEIEAHFATDDKNQSVCDNESVKEETLIIDTRTGGSTECSDMLQMNAANCSEINVENIFSSVSVGGNSTEKNKENHEETMDI